A section of the Terriglobia bacterium genome encodes:
- a CDS encoding ABC transporter ATP-binding protein, whose product MPDLLRLKNLSVDFVARNGALPAVRDVSFDIGRGESLALVGESGSGKSVTALAIMRLLPRQARTSGEILFDHTALLSLPEHEMRTFRGERISMIFQEPMTALNPVMRVGEQVAEAVLTHGSSTFGRRSLEKAVAWDRALEALRDVGFRDPQLRARAYPHQLSGGQRQRVMIAMAIVNRPQLLIADEPTTALDVTVQAQIVGLLNALRQRFNLSLLFISHDLGLVSQLVNRVAVMYAGSIVERGSVRDIFRHAVHPYTRGMLGAVPTLRTDRSVPLRTIEGVVPSPAALPPGCPFVPRCEFAERQCAHALPPLVEVGPSHYARCPVVISQQPSALKKARSR is encoded by the coding sequence GTGCCCGACCTTCTCCGGCTCAAGAACCTGAGCGTCGATTTCGTCGCACGGAATGGTGCTCTGCCTGCGGTGCGCGACGTCTCGTTCGATATCGGCCGGGGCGAATCCCTGGCCCTGGTGGGTGAGTCCGGCTCCGGGAAATCCGTCACGGCGCTGGCCATCATGCGCCTGTTGCCCCGCCAGGCTCGCACTTCGGGCGAGATCCTCTTCGACCACACCGCGCTCTTATCTCTTCCCGAACATGAGATGCGCACCTTTCGCGGGGAGCGGATCAGCATGATCTTCCAGGAGCCCATGACCGCGCTCAATCCGGTGATGCGCGTGGGTGAGCAGGTGGCCGAGGCCGTTCTGACTCACGGTTCATCCACCTTCGGCCGGCGCTCGCTGGAGAAGGCCGTGGCCTGGGATCGGGCTCTGGAGGCGTTGCGCGACGTCGGCTTCCGCGATCCCCAGCTCCGCGCCCGCGCCTACCCGCACCAGCTCTCCGGCGGTCAGCGCCAGCGCGTGATGATCGCGATGGCCATCGTGAACCGCCCGCAGCTGCTCATCGCGGACGAGCCCACCACCGCGCTGGACGTGACCGTCCAGGCCCAGATCGTCGGGCTGCTCAATGCGCTGCGCCAGAGGTTTAACCTGTCGCTGCTCTTCATCTCGCACGATCTCGGCCTGGTATCGCAGCTGGTGAACCGGGTCGCGGTGATGTACGCCGGCTCGATCGTGGAAAGAGGCTCGGTACGCGACATCTTCCGTCACGCCGTTCATCCCTACACTCGAGGCATGCTGGGCGCGGTCCCCACCCTGCGCACCGACCGCTCCGTCCCCTTGCGCACCATCGAGGGGGTGGTGCCCTCTCCCGCCGCGCTCCCGCCCGGCTGCCCCTTCGTGCCGCGCTGCGAGTTCGCCGAGCGGCAATGCGCCCACGCACTTCCGCCACTGGTGGAGGTCGGTCCCAGCCACTACGCCCGCTGCCCGGTGGTCATCAGTCAGCAGCCGTCGGCTCTCAAGAAAGCCCGATCCCGCTAG